A stretch of Flavobacterium sp. N2270 DNA encodes these proteins:
- a CDS encoding gliding motility-associated C-terminal domain-containing protein encodes MKKYLLLSTPKLLSIKKYFVILFIFANFIGFTQTITPTKTVTVNPNSCSLIDVELMIQGANPINRPLEVMLVIDVSGSMGYNIQGDTNTPIDYAKDAATDFINNIFLTANNPTGLNKVGIVSFGTTATLRQGLTLASGKNGLLSIINGLNANGSTNNQDGIVKADAELTANGTFNCVTARSIVLLTDGVTNRTGPTGSSCSSGTGGSCVQSTITAANNAKTTTVSGTVYNNQIFAIGLFGAISGSDQNTAEYTLNNVQSGGAFFTESAANLTGIYTQIFTQLSWVAAQITGTPFTTETISNDFTLVPGSISISKGTYSLAGNVISWNIDFLNVETIILRYQLTANANICGSQIVSSTRLDYKNSTCTNSSQNVITPPYCVPCPPIITKGSIASCYSSVSSAEAAAITATTATNNCSQSLTKTASTSGTCNAVITVTVTNSCGSSNSVTYNTKIDNTAPVIAALPATSTINCPATPVFAVATATDNCGADFTLTYNDVTTNGDCAGSYSITRTWTATDACGNFSTASQTINVQDNTAPVIAALPATSTINCPATPVFAVATATDNCGADFTLTYNDVTTNGDCAGSYSITRTWTATDACGNFSTASQTINVQDNTAPVIAALPATSTINCPATPVFAVATATDNCGADFTLTYNDVTTNGDCAGSYSITRTWTATDACGNFSTASQTINVQDNTAPVIAALPATSTINCPATPVFAVATATDNCGADFTLTYNDVTTNGDCAGSYSITRTWTATDACGNFSTASQTINVQDNTAPVIAALPATSTINCPATPVFAVATATDNCGADFTLTYNDVTTNGDCAGSYSITRTWTATDACGNFSTASQTINVQDNTAPVIAALPATSTINCPATPVFAVATATDNCGADFTLTYNDVTTNGDCAGSYSITRTWTATDACGNFSTASQTINVQDNTAPVIAALPATSTINCPATPVFAVATATDNCGADFTLTYNDVTTNGDCAGSYSITRTWTATDACGNFSTASQTINVQDNTAPVIAALPATSTINCPATPVFAVATATDNCGADFTLTYNDVTTNGDCAGSYSITRTWTATDACGNFSTASQTINVQDNTAPVIAALPATSTINCPATPVFAVATATDNCGADFTLTYNDVTTNGDCAGSYSITRTWTATDACGNFSTASQTINVQDNTAPVIAALPATSTINCPATPVFAVATATDNCGADFTLTYNDVTTNGDCAGSYSITRTWTATDACGNFSTASQTINVQDNTAPVIAALPATSTINCPATPVFAVATATDNCGADFTLTYNDVTTNGDCAGSYSITRTWTATDACGNFSTASQTINVQDNTAPAIAALPATSTINCPATPVFAVATATDNCGADFTLTYNDVTTNGDCAGSYSITRTWTATDACGNFSTASQTINVQDNTAPVIAALPATSTINCPATPVFAVATATDNCGADFTLTYNDVTTNGDCAGSYSITRTWTATDACGNFSTASQTINVQDNTAPVIAALPATSTINCPATPVFAVATATDNCGADFTLTYNDVTTNGDCAGSYSITRTWTATDACGNFSTASQTINVQDNTAPVIAALPATSTINCPATPVFAVATATDNCGADFTLTYNDVTTNGDCAGSYSITRTWTATDACGNFSTASQTINVQDNTAPAIAALPATSTINCPATPVFAVATATDNCGADFTLTYNDVTTNGDCAGSYSITRTWTATDACGNFSTASQTINVQDNTAPVIAALPATSTINCPATPVFAVATATDNCGADFTLTYNDVTTNGDCAGSYSITRTWTATDACGNFSTASQTINVQDNTAPVIAALPATSTINCPATPVFAVATATDNCGADFTLTYNDVTTNGDCAGSYSITRTWTATDACGNFSTASQTINVQDNTAPVIAALPATSTINCPATPVFAVATATDNCGADFTLTYNDVTTNGDCAGSYSITRTWTATDACGNFSTASQTINVQDNTAPVIAALPATSTINCPATPVFAVATATDNCGADFTLTYNDVTTNGDCAGSYSITRTWTATDACGNFSTASQTINVQDNTAPVIAALPATSTINCPATPVFAVATATDNCGADFTLTYNDVTTNGDCAGSYSITRTWTATDACGNFSTASQTINVQDLTEPIFISELPDDISVSCDDIPSPEVVEASDNCDSEVDIIINDVINIEEGNCAGNYTILRTWTITDDCGNNNSYTQTITVYDNTAPTIITPIDEELNVNCSSVPEIPNLEFIDNCSGVANVSFTEETTTISIYEYVIVREWFVSDNCGNSDIFTQTINVNVEEPFDAIPYAICTQDEPINLFTILGNSIPTNGEWVDLSQTGGLNNNIFNPSNIPVGYYTLQYIVTTENNDCPMIFEVYLNINDDCIVLPACDITIYNAVSPNNDGLNDFFFIDGIDCYPNNTVEIYNKWGILIYETKGYDNNVRAFRGRSEGRSTLNKNEGVPDGTYYYILKYVDEENKSHDKAGYLYVSK; translated from the coding sequence CTCATCATGTTCTTCTGGAACTGGAGGATCTTGTGTTCAAAGTACAATTACTGCAGCAAATAATGCAAAAACAACCACTGTATCTGGTACAGTATATAATAATCAAATATTCGCAATTGGGTTATTTGGTGCAATTTCAGGTTCAGATCAAAACACTGCAGAATATACTTTAAACAATGTCCAATCTGGTGGTGCTTTTTTTACAGAAAGTGCAGCTAATTTAACTGGAATTTACACTCAAATATTTACTCAACTATCTTGGGTTGCAGCTCAAATTACAGGAACTCCATTTACTACTGAAACAATTAGTAATGATTTTACATTAGTTCCTGGCTCTATTTCAATTTCTAAAGGAACTTATAGTTTAGCGGGTAACGTAATTTCATGGAATATTGATTTTTTAAATGTAGAAACAATAATCTTAAGGTATCAACTGACAGCTAATGCAAATATTTGTGGAAGTCAAATAGTTAGTTCAACAAGATTAGATTACAAAAATTCTACATGTACAAATTCTTCACAAAATGTAATAACTCCTCCTTACTGTGTTCCATGTCCACCAATTATCACTAAAGGTAGTATAGCTTCATGTTATTCTTCTGTTTCTAGCGCTGAAGCAGCAGCAATTACTGCGACTACAGCTACAAATAATTGCTCACAATCATTAACTAAAACTGCTTCTACTTCTGGAACCTGTAATGCAGTAATAACAGTAACAGTTACAAATAGTTGTGGAAGCAGTAATTCTGTTACATATAATACAAAAATAGACAATACTGCACCTGTTATTGCAGCACTTCCGGCAACTTCAACTATCAATTGTCCGGCTACTCCTGTATTCGCTGTAGCAACTGCAACTGATAATTGTGGTGCTGACTTTACTCTAACTTATAATGATGTTACAACTAACGGAGATTGTGCTGGATCATATTCAATCACTAGAACGTGGACTGCGACAGATGCATGTGGAAACTTCTCTACAGCTTCGCAAACCATAAACGTGCAAGATAATACCGCACCAGTTATTGCAGCACTTCCGGCTACTTCAACTATCAATTGTCCGGCTACTCCTGTATTCGCTGTAGCAACTGCAACTGATAATTGTGGTGCTGACTTTACTCTAACTTATAATGATGTTACAACCAACGGAGATTGTGCTGGATCATATTCAATCACTAGAACGTGGACTGCGACAGATGCATGTGGAAACTTCTCTACAGCTTCGCAAACCATAAACGTGCAAGATAATACCGCACCAGTTATTGCAGCACTTCCGGCTACTTCAACTATCAATTGTCCGGCTACTCCTGTATTCGCTGTAGCAACTGCAACTGATAATTGTGGTGCTGACTTTACTCTAACTTATAATGATGTTACAACCAACGGAGATTGTGCTGGATCATATTCAATCACTAGAACGTGGACTGCGACAGATGCATGTGGAAACTTCTCTACAGCTTCGCAAACCATAAACGTGCAAGATAATACCGCACCAGTTATTGCAGCACTTCCGGCTACTTCAACTATCAATTGTCCGGCTACTCCTGTATTCGCTGTAGCAACTGCAACTGATAATTGTGGTGCTGACTTTACTCTAACTTATAATGATGTTACAACTAACGGAGATTGTGCTGGATCATATTCAATCACTAGAACGTGGACTGCGACAGATGCATGTGGAAATTTCTCTACAGCTTCGCAAACCATAAACGTGCAAGATAATACTGCACCTGTTATTGCAGCACTTCCGGCTACTTCAACTATCAATTGTCCGGCTACTCCTGTATTCGCTGTAGCAACTGCAACTGATAATTGTGGTGCTGACTTTACTCTAACTTATAATGATGTTACAACCAACGGAGATTGTGCTGGATCATATTCAATCACTAGAACGTGGACTGCGACAGATGCATGTGGAAATTTCTCTACAGCTTCGCAAACCATAAACGTGCAAGATAATACTGCACCAGTTATTGCAGCACTTCCGGCTACTTCAACTATCAATTGTCCGGCTACTCCTGTATTCGCTGTAGCAACTGCAACTGATAATTGTGGTGCTGACTTTACTCTAACTTATAATGATGTTACAACTAACGGAGATTGTGCTGGATCATATTCAATCACTAGAACGTGGACTGCGACAGATGCATGTGGAAACTTCTCTACAGCTTCGCAAACCATAAACGTGCAAGATAATACTGCACCTGTTATTGCAGCACTTCCGGCTACTTCAACTATCAATTGTCCGGCTACTCCTGTATTCGCTGTAGCAACTGCAACTGATAATTGTGGTGCTGACTTTACTCTAACTTATAATGATGTTACAACCAACGGAGATTGTGCTGGATCATATTCAATCACTAGAACGTGGACTGCGACAGATGCATGTGGAAATTTCTCTACAGCTTCGCAAACCATAAACGTGCAAGATAATACTGCACCAGTTATTGCAGCACTTCCGGCTACTTCAACTATCAATTGTCCGGCTACTCCTGTATTCGCTGTAGCAACTGCAACTGATAATTGTGGTGCTGACTTTACTCTAACTTATAATGATGTTACAACTAACGGAGATTGTGCTGGATCATATTCAATCACTAGAACGTGGACTGCGACAGATGCATGTGGAAACTTCTCTACAGCTTCGCAAACCATAAACGTGCAAGATAATACTGCACCTGTTATTGCAGCACTTCCGGCTACTTCAACTATCAATTGTCCGGCTACTCCTGTATTCGCTGTAGCAACTGCAACTGATAATTGTGGTGCTGACTTTACTCTAACTTATAATGATGTTACAACCAACGGAGATTGTGCTGGATCATATTCAATCACTAGAACGTGGACTGCGACAGATGCATGTGGAAATTTCTCTACAGCTTCGCAAACCATAAACGTGCAAGATAATACTGCACCAGTTATTGCAGCACTTCCGGCTACTTCAACTATCAATTGTCCGGCTACTCCTGTATTCGCTGTAGCAACTGCAACTGATAATTGTGGTGCTGACTTTACTCTAACTTATAATGATGTTACAACTAACGGAGATTGTGCTGGATCATATTCAATCACTAGAACGTGGACTGCGACAGATGCATGTGGAAATTTCTCTACAGCTTCGCAAACCATAAACGTGCAAGATAATACTGCACCTGTTATTGCAGCACTTCCGGCTACTTCAACTATCAATTGTCCGGCTACTCCTGTATTCGCTGTAGCAACTGCAACTGATAATTGTGGTGCTGACTTTACTCTAACTTATAATGATGTTACAACTAACGGAGATTGTGCTGGATCATATTCAATCACTAGAACGTGGACTGCGACAGATGCATGTGGAAACTTCTCTACAGCTTCGCAAACCATAAACGTGCAAGATAATACTGCACCAGCTATTGCAGCACTTCCGGCTACTTCAACTATCAATTGTCCGGCTACTCCTGTATTCGCTGTAGCAACTGCAACTGATAATTGTGGTGCTGACTTTACTCTAACTTATAATGATGTTACAACTAACGGAGATTGTGCTGGATCATATTCAATCACTAGAACGTGGACTGCGACAGATGCATGTGGAAACTTCTCTACAGCTTCGCAAACCATAAACGTGCAAGATAATACTGCACCTGTTATTGCAGCACTTCCGGCAACTTCAACTATCAATTGTCCGGCTACTCCTGTATTCGCTGTAGCAACTGCAACTGATAATTGTGGTGCTGACTTTACTCTAACTTATAATGATGTTACAACTAACGGAGATTGTGCTGGATCATATTCAATCACTAGAACGTGGACTGCGACAGATGCATGTGGAAATTTCTCTACAGCTTCGCAAACCATAAACGTGCAAGATAATACTGCACCTGTTATTGCAGCACTTCCGGCTACTTCAACTATCAATTGTCCGGCTACTCCTGTATTCGCTGTAGCAACTGCAACTGATAATTGTGGTGCTGACTTTACTCTAACTTATAATGATGTTACAACCAACGGAGATTGTGCTGGATCATATTCAATCACTAGAACGTGGACTGCGACAGATGCATGTGGAAATTTCTCTACAGCTTCGCAAACCATAAACGTGCAAGATAATACTGCACCTGTTATTGCAGCACTTCCGGCTACTTCAACTATCAATTGTCCGGCTACTCCTGTATTCGCTGTAGCAACTGCAACTGATAATTGTGGTGCTGACTTTACTCTAACTTATAATGATGTTACAACTAACGGAGATTGTGCTGGATCATATTCAATCACTAGAACGTGGACTGCGACAGATGCATGTGGAAACTTCTCTACAGCTTCGCAAACCATAAACGTGCAAGATAATACTGCACCAGCTATTGCAGCACTTCCGGCTACTTCAACTATCAATTGTCCGGCTACTCCTGTATTCGCTGTAGCAACTGCAACTGATAATTGTGGTGCTGACTTTACTCTAACTTATAATGATGTTACAACTAACGGAGATTGTGCTGGATCATATTCAATCACTAGAACGTGGACTGCGACAGATGCATGTGGAAACTTCTCTACAGCTTCGCAAACCATAAACGTGCAAGATAATACTGCACCTGTTATTGCAGCACTTCCGGCAACTTCAACTATCAATTGTCCGGCTACTCCTGTATTCGCTGTAGCAACTGCAACTGATAATTGTGGTGCTGACTTTACTCTAACTTATAATGATGTTACAACTAACGGAGATTGTGCTGGATCATATTCAATCACTAGAACGTGGACTGCGACAGATGCATGTGGAAATTTCTCTACAGCTTCGCAAACCATAAACGTGCAAGATAATACTGCACCTGTTATTGCAGCACTTCCGGCTACTTCAACTATCAATTGTCCGGCTACTCCTGTATTCGCTGTAGCAACTGCAACTGATAATTGTGGTGCTGACTTTACTCTAACTTATAATGATGTTACAACCAACGGAGATTGTGCTGGATCATATTCAATCACTAGAACGTGGACTGCGACAGATGCATGTGGAAATTTCTCTACAGCTTCGCAAACCATAAACGTGCAAGATAATACTGCACCAGTTATTGCAGCACTTCCGGCTACTTCAACTATCAATTGTCCGGCTACTCCTGTATTCGCTGTAGCAACTGCAACTGATAATTGTGGTGCTGACTTTACTCTAACTTATAATGATGTTACAACTAACGGAGATTGTGCTGGATCATATTCAATCACTAGAACGTGGACTGCGACAGATGCATGTGGAAACTTCTCTACAGCTTCGCAAACCATAAACGTGCAAGATAATACTGCACCTGTTATTGCAGCACTTCCGGCTACTTCAACTATCAATTGTCCGGCTACTCCTGTATTCGCTGTAGCAACTGCAACTGATAATTGTGGTGCTGACTTTACTCTAACTTATAATGATGTTACAACCAACGGAGATTGTGCTGGATCATATTCAATCACTAGAACGTGGACTGCGACAGATGCATGTGGAAATTTCTCTACAGCTTCGCAAACCATAAACGTGCAAGATAATACTGCACCAGTTATTGCAGCACTTCCGGCTACTTCAACTATCAATTGTCCGGCTACTCCTGTATTCGCTGTAGCAACTGCAACTGATAATTGTGGTGCTGACTTTACTCTAACTTATAATGATGTTACAACTAACGGAGATTGTGCTGGATCATATTCAATCACTAGAACGTGGACTGCGACAGATGCATGTGGAAACTTCTCTACAGCTTCGCAAACCATAAACGTGCAAGATTTAACAGAACCAATATTTATATCAGAATTACCAGATGATATTTCTGTTTCTTGTGATGATATTCCAAGTCCTGAAGTAGTTGAAGCTAGTGATAATTGTGATTCAGAAGTTGATATCATAATAAATGATGTTATAAATATTGAGGAAGGAAATTGTGCTGGCAATTATACAATATTAAGAACATGGACAATAACTGACGACTGTGGGAATAACAATAGTTATACACAAACTATTACAGTATACGACAATACAGCTCCTACGATTATAACCCCAATTGATGAAGAGTTAAATGTTAATTGTTCAAGTGTACCTGAAATACCTAATTTAGAATTTATTGATAACTGTTCAGGCGTAGCAAATGTAAGTTTTACTGAAGAAACTACAACCATTTCAATTTATGAATATGTAATTGTAAGAGAGTGGTTTGTAAGTGATAATTGTGGAAATTCTGATATATTTACACAAACAATAAACGTAAATGTAGAAGAACCATTTGATGCAATACCATATGCTATTTGTACTCAAGATGAACCTATAAATTTATTTACTATATTAGGTAACTCAATTCCTACAAATGGAGAATGGGTTGATTTGAGTCAGACTGGTGGATTAAATAATAATATTTTTAATCCTTCAAATATCCCTGTTGGTTATTATACATTACAATATATTGTAACAACTGAAAATAATGATTGTCCAATGATATTTGAAGTTTATTTGAATATTAACGATGATTGTATAGTTTTGCCAGCATGTGATATAACCATTTACAACGCAGTGTCACCAAATAATGATGGATTAAACGATTTCTTCTTCATAGATGGAATAGATTGTTATCCAAATAATACTGTTGAAATTTATAATAAATGGGGAATATTAATTTATGAAACTAAAGGTTATGACAATAATGTAAGAGCATTTAGAGGCCGTTCAGAAGGAAGATCAACTTTAAACAAAAATGAAGGAGTACCAGATGGAACATATTATTACATTTTAAAATATGTAGATGAGGAAAATAAATCGCATGATAAAGCTGGATATTTATATGTTAGTAAATAA